From a single Paenibacillus sp. FSL W8-0426 genomic region:
- a CDS encoding type 1 glutamine amidotransferase, with translation MKIIAFRHFAFDDPSVIVSWSEHAGHELLLHDPAQGIPQEWLQTMDLLVVLGGPMSVYQENEHPWLIQEKAFVKRAIDMGKKVLGICLGAQMISEILGGTVTSNGDKKEIGWHRMQRTKERHPWLTHVPEQFMSFAWHGDTFTLPEGARHLMYSEACERQAFAYGNHVLGLQFHLESTPSCIEQMLSDWTHELTDLPFIQRESEIRDGMVHSENSKMLLWGILDKIALNNSLKTNSG, from the coding sequence ATGAAAATTATTGCTTTTCGTCATTTTGCATTCGATGATCCATCCGTGATCGTGTCATGGTCCGAACATGCCGGGCACGAATTGCTTTTGCATGATCCTGCTCAAGGCATTCCGCAAGAGTGGCTCCAAACGATGGACCTTCTTGTGGTGCTGGGTGGACCGATGAGCGTTTACCAAGAGAATGAACACCCGTGGCTCATCCAGGAAAAAGCGTTTGTAAAACGTGCCATCGACATGGGAAAAAAGGTGCTGGGCATTTGCTTGGGAGCTCAAATGATTTCGGAAATTCTGGGGGGAACGGTAACCTCCAATGGGGACAAGAAGGAGATCGGCTGGCACCGGATGCAAAGAACGAAGGAACGTCATCCGTGGCTCACGCACGTACCCGAACAATTCATGTCATTTGCTTGGCATGGAGATACTTTTACGCTGCCTGAAGGGGCTCGGCATCTGATGTATTCCGAAGCTTGCGAGCGGCAAGCGTTTGCGTACGGGAATCATGTTCTTGGTTTACAGTTTCACCTGGAATCCACGCCAAGCTGTATTGAGCAAATGTTGTCCGACTGGACTCATGAACTTACGGATTTGCCATTCATTCAGCGTGAATCGGAGATTCGAGATGGCATGGTACATAGCGAGAATTCCAAGATGCTGTTATGGGGAATTTTGGACAAGATTGCATTAAACAACTCGTTGAAGACAAATTCTGGTTAA
- the flgB gene encoding flagellar basal body rod protein FlgB: MIETNTSRRNESLLQILNTKHGVITNNIANADTPNYKKKSVAFEDELRRMIENGNTPELDLKQTHPKHLPAKAPHSSVVPYRIVEHTDTTMNNNRNNVDIDIEMADLAENQLLYNYMVDRVSGHYKKMKNLLQDLK; encoded by the coding sequence GTGATAGAAACCAACACTTCAAGACGTAATGAATCGCTTTTACAAATACTGAATACGAAACACGGTGTAATTACCAATAACATTGCCAATGCGGACACACCCAACTACAAAAAGAAGTCGGTTGCGTTCGAGGATGAGCTTCGCCGGATGATCGAAAACGGCAACACCCCGGAGCTGGATTTGAAACAGACTCATCCGAAACATCTGCCCGCCAAGGCTCCCCATTCGTCGGTAGTCCCTTACCGGATCGTTGAACATACCGATACAACGATGAACAACAATCGCAACAACGTCGATATCGATATCGAAATGGCAGATCTTGCCGAGAACCAACTATTGTATAACTACATGGTCGATCGCGTCAGCGGACATTACAAGAAAATGAAAAATCTTTTGCAGGATCTGAAGTGA
- a CDS encoding NUDIX domain-containing protein yields MAFPTHIVSAGGIVEDGHGNILLVKAHDDGWVYPGGITEVGENLIDGVIREIKEESGIDATVSHMISVVSNTAIHKWYDGVTDVPTKVMFDFVCKAVGGELATSDETSDCRWVPKEHVLDLITLPAIRMRYEAYLNFNGSVNYMEYVTATTSECDVKIQRHL; encoded by the coding sequence ATGGCGTTTCCAACACATATTGTATCGGCAGGCGGAATCGTAGAAGATGGGCACGGCAATATTCTTTTGGTTAAAGCACATGACGATGGTTGGGTGTATCCTGGCGGGATCACTGAAGTTGGAGAAAACCTGATCGATGGCGTCATTCGTGAAATTAAAGAGGAAAGCGGCATCGATGCGACGGTTAGCCACATGATAAGTGTTGTGTCGAATACAGCAATACATAAGTGGTATGATGGCGTGACTGACGTACCTACGAAGGTCATGTTTGATTTCGTGTGCAAAGCTGTAGGTGGGGAATTAGCCACTTCTGATGAAACCAGCGATTGCAGGTGGGTTCCCAAGGAACATGTCCTGGATCTGATCACTTTACCTGCCATTCGTATGCGTTACGAGGCTTATTTGAATTTTAATGGTTCCGTAAATTACATGGAGTACGTCACGGCGACAACGTCCGAATGTGATGTCAAGATTCAAAGGCATCTGTAA
- a CDS encoding IclR family transcriptional regulator, with product MSGVISKAVQILDLLLPQGTEKDMSVTEISKALNMPVQSVHRLLSSLAEHGFVTQNTKTKRYKLGLSLMKYGFLMWDSLMLRTVARPVMEELSKRTKETVYLSVRENAEGIYIDSVDSPQVLKISEPIGLRLPLFIGASNRVILAFLNSGLQKTLLDSFDWNDIPSLKPLSREYIEQELAKIKQNGYAITSSEATEGTTGIGAPIFSYENTVIGSLNVAGPSIRFDEENVEKYANLAIKYANLISNELGYRGKSRHG from the coding sequence TTGTCTGGCGTTATTTCAAAAGCAGTGCAAATATTGGATCTGCTGCTGCCCCAGGGCACGGAAAAGGACATGAGCGTTACGGAAATCAGCAAGGCGCTGAACATGCCGGTGCAGAGCGTGCATCGTTTGCTTTCCTCGCTTGCGGAGCATGGTTTTGTCACGCAAAACACAAAGACCAAACGGTACAAGCTCGGCCTGTCCCTGATGAAATACGGTTTCCTGATGTGGGATAGCCTGATGCTGCGTACGGTCGCAAGGCCGGTTATGGAGGAATTGTCGAAACGAACGAAAGAGACCGTATATTTGTCCGTTCGCGAAAATGCAGAAGGGATCTACATCGATTCGGTGGATTCGCCGCAAGTATTGAAAATTTCCGAGCCGATTGGCCTGCGCCTGCCTTTGTTCATCGGAGCCTCCAATCGGGTGATTCTTGCTTTCCTGAATTCGGGGTTGCAAAAAACATTGTTAGACTCGTTCGACTGGAATGACATTCCTTCGCTTAAGCCGCTTTCCCGCGAATATATCGAGCAGGAACTTGCGAAGATCAAACAGAACGGTTACGCCATCACGTCCAGCGAGGCAACGGAAGGCACCACCGGCATCGGTGCGCCGATCTTCTCTTACGAGAATACGGTCATCGGTTCGTTGAACGTAGCAGGTCCTTCCATTCGGTTTGATGAAGAAAACGTTGAAAAATACGCCAATTTGGCCATTAAATATGCCAATCTCATATCCAATGAACTGGGATATCGCGGCAAAAGCCGACATGGATGA
- a CDS encoding beta-galactosidase, producing MGNALTVNQFYLGACYYPEHWDESLWADDLRRMKELGFNIIRIGEFAWSIFEPEEGRFEFGLFDRFLEQAVTFGISVIMGTPTATPPAWLTYKYPEVLNVSMEGITYHHGQRRHYNYSSPVYLELCARITREMAQHYRDHPAIIGWQIDNELNCEMNVFYAEADHVQFRRWLQTKYGTLERLNQAWGTVFWNQTYDRWDQVHLPRPTVSGSPNPHQALDEKRFISDNAISFAKAQADILRAEAPNQWITTNGLFGHLDSHRLSDENLDFISYDSYPQFSSIYPDTGEQPLLDRKWSLSLSNVRDISPNFAIMEQQAGPGGWVNRMEMPAPQPGQMRLWTYQSIAHGADMVLYFRWRTAIFGTEIYWHGINDYHNQPNRRVAEAGRVGQELQKAGERIIGKRYLAQAAILRDYDNEWDGELDQWHGSLARPSELGWFKALQYGHIPVDVVTIRPGAEEEQGRELGKYDVLIYPHGAILRESTAAMLQQYAEHGGTVVFGCRTGYKDEAGHCRMQPLPGPAAALSGIVVEDFTMVNGTAAPVAVRFTDEGTEIDAPRFNDILSVQADTVEVLATYESSYYKGKPALTVNRIGKGSVYYWGASFDLPVAKELLKRLPLTSPLHDWCEVPETVEVAVRADAAEELVFLLNYSSEQARVYFHEQAEELLTGQTLEGNTTLEPFGVWVLIKR from the coding sequence GTGGGAAATGCTTTGACGGTCAATCAGTTTTATTTGGGAGCTTGTTATTATCCCGAACATTGGGATGAATCGCTATGGGCGGATGATCTGCGAAGAATGAAGGAACTGGGATTCAACATTATCCGAATCGGAGAGTTTGCCTGGAGCATTTTTGAGCCGGAAGAAGGGAGATTCGAATTCGGGCTGTTTGATCGCTTTTTGGAGCAAGCGGTTACATTCGGGATCAGCGTGATCATGGGTACGCCTACGGCTACGCCGCCGGCCTGGCTTACGTATAAATATCCGGAAGTACTGAACGTATCTATGGAAGGGATTACATATCATCATGGGCAGCGGAGGCACTACAATTACAGCAGTCCCGTGTATTTAGAGCTCTGCGCCCGTATTACGAGGGAAATGGCGCAACATTACAGAGATCACCCTGCCATTATAGGTTGGCAGATTGATAACGAGTTGAACTGCGAAATGAACGTGTTCTATGCCGAAGCGGATCATGTGCAATTCCGTCGTTGGCTGCAAACGAAGTACGGCACGCTGGAACGGCTTAATCAAGCATGGGGCACCGTTTTCTGGAATCAAACCTATGATCGCTGGGATCAGGTTCATCTGCCCCGTCCAACCGTCTCTGGGTCACCGAATCCACATCAGGCGCTGGACGAGAAACGTTTTATCTCGGATAACGCCATTTCGTTTGCCAAAGCGCAAGCCGACATCCTCAGAGCTGAAGCGCCAAACCAGTGGATCACGACCAACGGTCTGTTTGGGCACCTGGACAGCCACCGGTTGTCGGATGAAAACCTGGATTTCATATCCTATGATTCCTATCCGCAGTTCAGCAGCATCTATCCTGACACCGGCGAACAGCCGCTCCTTGATCGAAAATGGAGTCTTTCCCTGAGCAATGTAAGGGACATATCCCCGAATTTCGCGATCATGGAACAACAAGCCGGTCCGGGCGGATGGGTAAACCGGATGGAGATGCCGGCGCCGCAACCGGGACAAATGCGTTTGTGGACATACCAGAGCATCGCTCACGGAGCGGACATGGTTCTGTATTTCCGCTGGCGAACAGCCATCTTTGGCACGGAAATTTACTGGCATGGCATCAATGACTACCACAACCAGCCCAATCGTCGCGTAGCCGAAGCAGGCCGCGTAGGTCAGGAGCTGCAAAAGGCAGGAGAACGCATTATCGGCAAACGTTACTTGGCCCAAGCTGCCATACTTCGCGATTACGATAACGAGTGGGATGGGGAATTGGACCAATGGCACGGTTCTTTGGCCAGACCTAGCGAGCTTGGCTGGTTTAAGGCGTTACAGTACGGGCACATTCCTGTTGACGTGGTCACCATCCGACCGGGAGCCGAAGAAGAGCAGGGAAGGGAGCTCGGGAAATACGATGTATTGATTTATCCTCATGGAGCCATTTTGCGGGAAAGCACGGCTGCGATGCTGCAGCAATATGCGGAACATGGCGGGACCGTGGTCTTTGGATGTCGCACAGGTTACAAAGACGAAGCAGGCCACTGCCGGATGCAGCCATTGCCGGGACCGGCTGCGGCGCTCAGCGGCATTGTCGTCGAAGACTTTACGATGGTGAATGGCACTGCGGCCCCCGTAGCGGTGAGATTCACAGATGAGGGGACAGAGATCGATGCGCCTCGTTTTAACGATATTCTAAGCGTGCAGGCTGACACGGTTGAAGTTCTCGCCACATACGAGTCAAGTTATTACAAAGGAAAACCAGCATTGACGGTGAATCGGATTGGCAAAGGGAGCGTTTATTATTGGGGAGCGTCCTTTGATCTTCCTGTGGCGAAGGAACTTCTGAAACGTTTGCCGTTAACTTCTCCGCTGCATGATTGGTGTGAGGTGCCTGAAACGGTGGAGGTTGCCGTTCGAGCCGATGCCGCGGAAGAGCTCGTATTTTTGTTGAACTACAGCAGCGAACAGGCGAGGGTCTATTTTCATGAGCAGGCTGAGGAATTGCTGACAGGTCAAACGCTTGAGGGGAACACCACATTGGAGCCTTTTGGGGTATGGGTTTTAATAAAAAGATAA
- the treC gene encoding alpha,alpha-phosphotrehalase codes for MNKRNLNDWWRTSTVYQVYPKSFNDTSGSGLGDIRGLTNKLDYLKQLGIDIVWLQPVYVSPQNDNGYDVADYYRIAPEFGTMADFDELVRELKHRDMHLMIDIVVNHSSTEHEWFKASRSSKDNPYRDYYIWRDPAPDGGVPNNWQSKFGGPAWQYDEATGQYFLTLFDKTQADLNWENEKVREEVVKLLTFWAEKGVSGFRMDVINLISKNQDFPNDDGSVAPGDGRIHYTDGPRVHEYLKELHEKVFAPYNLVTVGEMSSTTLEHCIRYSNPAENEFSMTFNFHHLKVDYPNNNKWELMPYDFEQLKSLLSEWQTGMQQGGGWNALFFNNHDQPRAISRFLNDDVYLAESAKLLATTLHGLQGTPYVYQGEEIGMPNPKWNDMSEFRDIESTNMYRILLERGKTAEEAFAIIKERSRDNSRTPMLWENSPHAGFTTGTPWIKVDERYPEWNVEQQLSDPDSVFHHYRKLISFRKTIRVFTDGTYERLDQAHPQIYGYSRSNGDETLIVISNFSGEAAAFELPDASWQHLEGKTFELLVGNTGEEMELRKQLELGPYASYMWIVR; via the coding sequence GTGAACAAGCGGAATTTAAACGATTGGTGGAGAACATCTACCGTTTACCAAGTCTATCCAAAGAGCTTTAACGATACGTCAGGTTCGGGATTGGGGGACATCCGGGGATTAACGAATAAACTCGATTACCTCAAACAGTTGGGCATTGACATCGTATGGCTTCAGCCGGTTTATGTCAGTCCCCAAAATGATAACGGTTACGACGTAGCCGACTATTACCGCATCGCTCCTGAATTCGGCACTATGGCCGACTTTGACGAGCTGGTCCGGGAATTGAAACACCGCGACATGCATCTCATGATCGATATCGTGGTAAACCATTCCTCGACCGAGCATGAGTGGTTCAAGGCTTCGCGTTCATCCAAGGACAATCCGTACCGGGATTACTACATTTGGCGAGACCCGGCACCGGATGGCGGCGTACCAAACAACTGGCAATCCAAATTCGGTGGTCCGGCATGGCAGTATGACGAAGCGACAGGTCAATATTTCCTCACCTTGTTCGATAAAACGCAGGCCGACCTGAATTGGGAGAATGAAAAGGTTAGAGAGGAAGTCGTGAAATTGCTGACGTTCTGGGCGGAAAAAGGCGTCAGTGGATTCCGAATGGACGTGATCAACCTCATTTCCAAAAATCAGGACTTCCCGAATGATGACGGATCAGTTGCGCCGGGTGACGGACGCATCCATTATACGGACGGCCCGCGCGTTCATGAATATCTGAAGGAATTGCACGAGAAGGTTTTCGCACCATATAACCTCGTCACTGTAGGAGAGATGTCGTCAACGACGCTTGAACATTGTATCCGCTATTCCAATCCGGCGGAAAACGAGTTCTCGATGACGTTTAATTTTCACCACCTGAAAGTGGATTACCCGAACAACAATAAATGGGAGCTCATGCCCTACGATTTCGAACAGCTCAAAAGCCTGTTGTCCGAATGGCAGACCGGCATGCAGCAAGGCGGGGGATGGAATGCGCTATTCTTTAACAATCATGACCAGCCAAGAGCGATTTCCCGTTTTTTGAATGACGATGTATATTTGGCCGAGAGTGCAAAACTGCTGGCAACGACGCTTCACGGTTTGCAAGGCACGCCGTACGTTTACCAGGGCGAGGAGATTGGCATGCCCAACCCGAAATGGAACGATATGAGCGAGTTTCGGGATATCGAATCAACGAACATGTACCGGATCTTGCTGGAACGCGGCAAAACGGCGGAAGAGGCCTTTGCCATCATCAAAGAACGCTCAAGGGACAATTCCCGCACGCCGATGTTATGGGAGAACAGCCCGCACGCCGGATTTACCACGGGAACGCCGTGGATCAAGGTGGATGAACGTTATCCCGAATGGAATGTGGAGCAGCAGCTTTCCGATCCGGATTCCGTGTTCCATCATTACCGCAAATTGATTTCGTTCCGCAAAACGATTCGTGTGTTCACCGATGGCACGTACGAACGTTTGGATCAGGCTCATCCCCAAATTTACGGCTACAGTCGCAGCAACGGGGACGAAACGTTGATTGTTATCTCCAATTTCAGCGGAGAAGCGGCAGCGTTTGAATTGCCGGATGCGTCGTGGCAGCACCTGGAAGGGAAGACATTTGAGCTGTTGGTCGGAAACACGGGGGAAGAAATGGAACTCCGGAAACAGCTGGAACTTGGTCCGTACGCGTCTTACATGTGGATCGTTCGCTAA
- a CDS encoding undecaprenyl-diphosphate phosphatase, whose translation MADLVTWLKYLLLGIVQGVTEPIPVSSSGHLIIVQRLLGMEQNGLSFEILTNTASLIAIIFIFRKDIKDFIIGAVRYLQTRKTEYRTDFMFCVYIIVGTIPAAVAAVFFKDTIERIFTSVHTVAISLLLTGVALWLIRNLRGQKRDGNLSIRDAILVGLAQAVALIPGISRSGSTVIASIAVGMKQETALKFSFMLYIPISIGGLILGASDIAHDPNRSQLAFPYLIAFITTLVATYFAMRWFMGIMAKGNLIYFSYYCFVAGILLLIFL comes from the coding sequence ATGGCAGACCTGGTAACTTGGCTGAAATATTTGCTGCTGGGTATCGTGCAAGGGGTGACGGAGCCCATACCAGTCTCCTCAAGCGGACACCTGATCATTGTGCAGCGACTGCTCGGCATGGAACAGAACGGATTATCCTTTGAAATTTTGACAAACACAGCGTCATTGATCGCAATCATTTTCATTTTCCGCAAAGACATCAAAGACTTTATTATCGGTGCGGTACGTTATTTGCAGACGCGCAAAACCGAGTATCGGACCGACTTCATGTTTTGCGTCTACATCATCGTCGGCACCATACCGGCAGCCGTAGCTGCGGTATTTTTCAAAGACACCATTGAACGAATCTTCACCTCCGTACATACCGTTGCCATTAGTTTATTGCTTACAGGCGTTGCTCTTTGGCTGATTCGCAATTTGCGCGGGCAAAAGAGAGACGGCAATCTCTCGATTCGCGACGCGATATTGGTAGGTTTGGCACAGGCCGTCGCGCTGATTCCGGGCATCAGCCGCTCGGGGTCGACGGTGATCGCTTCCATCGCGGTCGGAATGAAGCAGGAAACGGCACTGAAATTTTCATTTATGCTTTACATTCCAATCAGCATCGGCGGCTTAATTTTGGGTGCATCCGATATTGCCCACGATCCGAATCGTTCCCAGCTGGCCTTTCCGTATCTGATTGCTTTCATTACCACGCTTGTTGCGACTTATTTCGCCATGCGGTGGTTCATGGGCATTATGGCCAAGGGCAACCTGATCTACTTCTCGTATTACTGCTTTGTTGCAGGTATACTTCTTTTAATCTTTTTGTAA